Within the Bacillus sp. FSL K6-3431 genome, the region AGTAAATCGCCCTTTTGGAATAATGTACTCCTAATGATCATTAAGTGTGGATCTGTCACAGCCTCAGATGCAAAGCCCATTCTACTTAATCGATAATTTAATTCCTGGGCAGCGAGTCCTGAACTGCCCAGACCATAAATATACAATTTCTTTGCTCTTTGGATATGGTGCATGACTTCATTTAAAGCTTCTTTTCCACTAAGTCCTTGAATATCATCGAGTATATCCTCATACTGGCGCTTTAATTTTGAGTCAACGTCTTCATCAACTTCTTGATAGGCTTCTCTAGCTAGTTTGATTTTCAATTCGACAAAATTCCTACATGAGACCTTTTTGCAAAATCTTGTGATCGTAGCTACTGAAATATCAGTTTTGGCAGCAATATCTTTAATATTACTCTCGGCAGCTTCGAGCGGTGAAGAAAGTAAATAATCCGCTAAACCTCTTTCTTTTTCTGAGAAGGAGGAATATCTGGATTGTATTTCCTTCAATAGTGTAACCATCCATTACACTCCTTTGATCTCCTCTACAAACCGGCTAGTAATTTGCTGAGGTCTTGAAATAGCTCCTCCTACGACAACGGAATAAGCGCCAAGGGAAATTACTATCTTTGCCATTTCAGGTGTAATAATATTACCTTCAGCTATAACTGGAATGTGAATGTTATTTAAAATGATCTTAATGAATTCGAAATCATTCTCATATAGTTTACATCCGCTTGTTTCGTTTGTATACCCGTAAAGAGTGGTAGAAACACAGTCAAATCCTAAACGTTCTGCTTCAAGTGCATCTTCCAACGTTGAAATATCCGCCATTAACTGGATATGTGGATGATTCGTTTTAACATAATCAACAATATCTTTTAACTGTTCGCCATTTGGACGTTTGCGCAAAGTGGCATCCATGGCAATCATTTCGC harbors:
- a CDS encoding MurR/RpiR family transcriptional regulator; translation: MVTLLKEIQSRYSSFSEKERGLADYLLSSPLEAAESNIKDIAAKTDISVATITRFCKKVSCRNFVELKIKLAREAYQEVDEDVDSKLKRQYEDILDDIQGLSGKEALNEVMHHIQRAKKLYIYGLGSSGLAAQELNYRLSRMGFASEAVTDPHLMIIRSTLFQKGDLLLAFSRSGQTRDLLHSVKEAKNNGAKVVSFTAYGDTLLTKLSETVLWTIHPLRTGYVSTGLDLSVLYLIDLISIFLLKDKKSQETYQKTVTAISSEAYIENSR
- a CDS encoding N-acetylmannosamine-6-phosphate 2-epimerase, producing MLDKINHGLVASCQALENEPLHSSFIMAKMALAAKLGGAVGIRANSKQDVQAIKKEVSLPVVGIVKRDYPDSDVFITATKKEVEELIESGCEMIAMDATLRKRPNGEQLKDIVDYVKTNHPHIQLMADISTLEDALEAERLGFDCVSTTLYGYTNETSGCKLYENDFEFIKIILNNIHIPVIAEGNIITPEMAKIVISLGAYSVVVGGAISRPQQITSRFVEEIKGV